From Chryseobacterium sp. H1D6B, a single genomic window includes:
- a CDS encoding ABC transporter ATP-binding protein, producing the protein MININNLSKIYNAEDVQTHALNEVSLSIKEGEFLAIMGPSGCGKSTFLNILGLLDTASSGSYQFEGAEMAGLSERKKSDVRKKNIGFIFQNFNLIDELTVYENIELPLIYNGVSSSERRKKVEEIMEKINIAHRAKHYPQQLSGGQQQRAAVARALVTKPKLILADEPTGNLDSNNGNEVMNLLAELHRQGSTIVMVTHSSYDAGYASRIINMKDGEIFNEEHASQRKDVFAKADAKEFE; encoded by the coding sequence ATGATTAATATTAATAACCTGTCAAAAATATACAATGCAGAAGATGTACAGACCCATGCATTGAATGAAGTAAGCCTGAGTATTAAAGAAGGTGAATTTCTTGCCATAATGGGGCCTTCTGGCTGTGGTAAATCAACATTTTTAAATATCCTAGGGCTTCTTGACACAGCTTCTTCAGGTTCTTATCAATTTGAAGGGGCTGAAATGGCAGGACTGAGTGAAAGAAAAAAATCAGACGTCCGCAAAAAAAATATAGGTTTCATCTTCCAGAATTTTAATCTGATCGACGAGTTGACGGTCTATGAAAACATTGAACTTCCCTTAATTTATAACGGAGTTTCTTCTTCAGAAAGGAGAAAGAAGGTAGAGGAAATTATGGAGAAGATCAACATCGCCCATCGTGCAAAACATTATCCCCAGCAGCTTTCGGGAGGGCAGCAGCAGAGAGCGGCCGTAGCAAGAGCCTTGGTTACAAAACCAAAACTTATCCTTGCAGATGAACCTACAGGAAATCTTGACAGCAATAATGGAAATGAAGTGATGAATCTTCTGGCTGAACTCCACAGACAAGGCTCTACGATTGTAATGGTAACGCACTCTTCCTATGATGCAGGCTATGCTTCCAGAATTATCAATATGAAAGACGGAGAAATTTTTAATGAAGAGCATGCCTCCCAGAGAAAGGATGTATTTGCAAAAGCAGACGCTAAAGAATTTGAATAG
- a CDS encoding ABC transporter permease, with amino-acid sequence MINIFGLTVGLTGFMMILMHWNDEESYEKWNPKKDQIYAFQAYYAKEKSYGGNISYPMAFNAVKRIPEIEDFILFNSSGIGLKMTTKYTTAFQEDGYAVSESFFNFFPFKIISGSAKNALKTETSVAVSKQTAKKLFGTVNAAGESIKFDNKNYIVTAVYELPEENSQIKPEFIFIPAEQLKADKEQWGNYNFGCFFMLKKGADPAVVKEKFKKDIIELRAALGAKESGMSVQQYMNLYGPDDLLLTPLEGLKLHAKSSWFGTGDFKTIMILFTLSVLILVLSAINFINLKTAEASQRAKEVGVRKALGGTRFSLMMQFFLEAFMICLLSYFLALALTELLLPSFNKFFDKEIKLNDWHIYAYSLAMVMIVTLLSGLIPAFYLSSFKAIETLKGNFSRSRHGVWLRNGILTLQLVISSFFIIGGLIVHSQVQYMMNKDLGFNGKQIMMITFSENDPKPWLKYERLKTELSKIEGVEAVSYGEAVAGSGRSSNSNIDYQQQSINAENGSMDYDYLQFIGVKLLKGRWLNPALASDTISNAIVNEAFVKKLGWTDEQAFQRSFKPGFDHKKYKIVGIVKDFNLKSLKYKVEPVIFFHYRQTEWKRFNVYNIQVKIKPDDIDGTINRIKKYWGTSAEPGYPFDYYFINQKFAKTFEQYQKQQTLFTILNAMVLMVALLGLFALSSLMIEQKLKDVAIRKTLGASDHILVFGLTRQFLWITVTAVFISIPICYYLMNEWLKDFAYRIDMPVWPFLVSFCVLLGLTFAVVSIKAYKATKVNLVKYLKYE; translated from the coding sequence ATGATCAACATATTTGGACTCACGGTAGGTCTTACTGGATTTATGATGATCCTGATGCATTGGAATGATGAGGAATCCTATGAAAAATGGAATCCCAAAAAAGACCAGATCTATGCATTTCAGGCCTATTATGCAAAAGAAAAGTCTTATGGAGGGAATATCTCTTATCCGATGGCTTTTAATGCCGTAAAAAGAATTCCTGAGATTGAAGATTTTATCCTTTTCAACAGTTCGGGGATAGGACTTAAAATGACGACGAAATACACGACTGCTTTTCAGGAAGACGGGTATGCCGTATCAGAGAGCTTCTTTAATTTTTTTCCTTTTAAAATTATTTCGGGATCAGCAAAAAATGCTTTGAAAACCGAAACTTCTGTTGCTGTTTCTAAACAGACGGCTAAGAAATTATTTGGAACGGTGAATGCGGCCGGAGAATCCATAAAATTTGATAATAAAAATTATATTGTTACTGCAGTGTATGAGCTCCCGGAGGAGAACAGCCAGATCAAACCAGAGTTTATTTTCATTCCAGCAGAACAGCTGAAAGCCGATAAAGAACAATGGGGGAATTATAACTTTGGTTGTTTCTTTATGCTTAAAAAGGGAGCTGATCCTGCGGTGGTTAAAGAAAAATTTAAAAAAGATATTATAGAACTGAGAGCAGCTCTCGGTGCAAAAGAATCAGGGATGAGTGTACAGCAGTATATGAACCTCTACGGCCCTGATGATCTCCTGCTTACTCCGCTGGAAGGCCTTAAACTTCATGCAAAATCGTCATGGTTTGGGACGGGAGATTTCAAAACGATCATGATCTTATTTACACTGTCTGTTCTGATCCTCGTGCTGTCTGCTATCAATTTTATCAATCTGAAAACTGCAGAAGCATCACAGAGAGCTAAAGAAGTCGGGGTGAGAAAAGCCCTCGGAGGAACAAGATTTTCATTGATGATGCAGTTCTTTCTGGAGGCTTTCATGATCTGTCTGCTGTCTTACTTTTTAGCCCTGGCACTAACCGAACTGCTGCTTCCATCTTTCAATAAGTTTTTTGATAAAGAAATTAAACTGAATGACTGGCATATTTACGCATACTCATTAGCAATGGTCATGATAGTGACTTTATTGTCGGGATTAATTCCTGCTTTTTATCTTTCGAGTTTTAAAGCGATTGAAACACTGAAAGGGAATTTCTCAAGAAGCAGACACGGAGTATGGCTCAGAAACGGAATTCTTACGCTGCAGCTTGTTATTTCTTCATTTTTTATAATCGGCGGATTGATTGTCCACAGCCAGGTACAATACATGATGAATAAAGACCTTGGCTTTAATGGAAAACAAATTATGATGATCACTTTCAGCGAAAATGATCCGAAACCATGGCTGAAATATGAAAGACTGAAAACCGAACTTTCAAAGATTGAAGGAGTAGAAGCAGTTTCTTATGGGGAAGCAGTAGCAGGAAGCGGGAGGTCAAGTAATTCAAATATAGATTATCAGCAGCAGAGTATCAATGCAGAGAACGGATCTATGGACTATGATTATCTCCAGTTTATAGGAGTGAAATTATTAAAAGGGCGGTGGCTGAACCCTGCTCTGGCTTCTGATACTATCAGCAATGCGATTGTAAATGAGGCGTTTGTTAAAAAATTAGGCTGGACAGATGAACAGGCTTTTCAAAGGAGTTTTAAGCCGGGATTTGATCATAAAAAATATAAAATAGTAGGGATTGTTAAAGATTTTAATCTTAAAAGTCTTAAATACAAAGTGGAGCCTGTAATATTTTTTCATTACAGACAGACAGAATGGAAAAGATTTAATGTATACAATATTCAGGTGAAGATCAAACCGGATGATATTGACGGTACGATAAACAGAATTAAAAAATACTGGGGAACCTCAGCAGAGCCTGGCTATCCTTTTGATTATTATTTTATCAATCAAAAGTTTGCAAAAACTTTTGAACAGTATCAGAAACAGCAGACTTTATTTACTATTCTCAATGCGATGGTACTTATGGTGGCTTTATTGGGACTGTTTGCTCTTTCCTCACTGATGATCGAGCAGAAGCTGAAAGATGTTGCTATAAGGAAAACATTGGGAGCATCAGATCATATTCTGGTTTTTGGATTGACCCGCCAGTTTCTCTGGATTACTGTGACTGCTGTTTTTATAAGTATTCCGATCTGTTATTATCTGATGAATGAGTGGCTGAAGGATTTTGCCTACAGAATTGATATGCCGGTCTGGCCTTTTCTTGTCAGTTTCTGTGTGCTGCTCGGATTGACGTTTGCGGTTGTAAGTATCAAAGCTTATAAAGCTACGAAAGTGAATCTGGTGAAATATCTGAAATACGAATAA
- a CDS encoding TolC family protein — MKNFIFIFFVGLFPAQQSWNLQQCLDYASANHPLIKQAAVAVHKNERLVTGAKGMLLPSVEAGMDHTYSFGSSINQSSNQREKLNTQYDRFYAKADWELLNWKNFLNISLSKLNKETSTYKLKQAQNEVKLNVIQMFFAYQNSRSWLDVLETQISGIEDQIKRTEKEVEIGSRPKSDIYDIKANLGTLQEQWVSAKNQRDLSKINLLNALAVTQDSVDFVISDEGIFSETEFQDPDFTKKLLEKNPAYQSVMAEIKAQEKRKDAARSAYWPTFNGSYSWSSFYNKVLGKDDIGAVGFSDQFAQNKNQSLNFGLSIPIFNKLQVKTSVEIAKLNIINSNYDKELVINTLTQSINSIKAQFLNAQEKYNLLDANFENQKLSFQKSEEKYKEGLMDAYTFFVVRNGWLQANYNLISSKNDVIQQTELLKVMETGF, encoded by the coding sequence ATGAAAAATTTTATTTTCATATTTTTTGTCGGTCTTTTTCCGGCACAGCAGTCCTGGAATCTGCAGCAGTGCCTGGATTATGCATCAGCCAATCATCCGTTAATAAAACAGGCTGCTGTTGCAGTACATAAAAATGAAAGGCTGGTCACTGGGGCAAAAGGAATGCTGCTGCCTTCCGTAGAAGCCGGTATGGATCATACCTACAGTTTTGGCTCCTCTATTAACCAGTCGAGTAATCAGCGGGAAAAACTTAATACACAGTATGACCGCTTTTATGCAAAAGCAGACTGGGAGCTTCTGAACTGGAAAAACTTCCTGAATATTTCCTTGTCTAAACTCAATAAGGAAACCAGTACTTACAAGCTGAAGCAGGCTCAAAATGAGGTGAAGCTGAACGTCATTCAGATGTTTTTTGCCTACCAGAACAGCAGAAGCTGGCTGGATGTTTTAGAGACTCAGATTTCAGGGATTGAAGACCAGATCAAACGCACAGAAAAGGAAGTGGAAATCGGAAGCCGGCCAAAAAGTGACATATATGATATCAAAGCTAATCTGGGAACTTTACAGGAACAGTGGGTATCTGCGAAAAATCAGCGTGATCTGTCAAAAATTAATCTTCTTAATGCGCTTGCAGTTACTCAGGATTCTGTTGATTTTGTAATAAGTGATGAAGGAATCTTTTCTGAAACAGAGTTTCAAGATCCGGATTTCACAAAAAAGTTATTAGAGAAAAATCCAGCATATCAGTCGGTAATGGCAGAGATCAAAGCCCAGGAAAAAAGAAAAGATGCCGCAAGATCAGCTTATTGGCCGACTTTTAACGGAAGCTACAGCTGGTCGAGTTTTTATAATAAAGTCTTGGGAAAAGATGATATTGGTGCTGTAGGTTTTTCAGACCAGTTTGCACAGAATAAAAACCAGTCTTTGAATTTCGGACTCAGCATTCCAATTTTCAATAAATTACAGGTGAAAACAAGTGTAGAGATCGCAAAATTGAATATAATCAACTCTAATTATGATAAAGAATTGGTTATTAATACTCTTACACAAAGCATTAATTCAATCAAAGCACAGTTTTTAAATGCACAGGAGAAATATAATCTATTGGATGCTAATTTTGAAAATCAAAAACTCTCATTTCAGAAATCTGAAGAAAAATATAAAGAAGGGCTGATGGATGCTTATACTTTTTTTGTCGTGAGGAACGGATGGCTGCAGGCTAATTATAATCTTATCAGCAGTAAAAATGATGTTATCCAGCAGACGGAACTGTTAAAAGTAATGGAAACCGGTTTTTAG
- a CDS encoding DUF4249 domain-containing protein, with protein MKNIFFIILSLFLLNSCEKEIDLDLDNQGGNIVIEGNITDQAGPYIVRITKSVAFTQNNQYPAVTGAEVVLSDNTGQTETLQYAGDGKYQTTNFIGASGRTYTLKVQAEGQQYTAQSTMPAAVAFDGLTQDSFVFGGETTYTLLPVFTDPNALGNRYLFNFTINDKPKKTFEVFSDNVNNGLVNQRPLFLPNNDEDGNSHKVVVGDTIHVEMQCIDNNIFTYYSALLQITGDNGGGVTPSNPPSNISNGALGYFSAHTLSKKSFVIQ; from the coding sequence ATGAAAAATATATTTTTTATCATATTATCCCTGTTTTTATTAAACTCCTGTGAAAAAGAAATCGACCTGGATCTGGACAACCAAGGCGGAAATATTGTCATTGAAGGTAATATCACCGATCAGGCCGGGCCATATATTGTGAGAATAACGAAATCTGTAGCCTTTACACAAAATAACCAGTATCCTGCAGTTACCGGTGCAGAGGTGGTTTTAAGTGATAATACAGGTCAGACAGAAACATTACAGTACGCAGGAGACGGAAAATACCAGACGACAAATTTTATTGGTGCATCGGGCAGAACCTACACCCTGAAAGTGCAGGCAGAAGGGCAGCAGTATACCGCACAGAGCACAATGCCTGCTGCTGTAGCTTTCGACGGCCTTACACAGGATTCTTTTGTATTTGGGGGTGAAACAACTTATACTCTTTTACCTGTTTTTACTGATCCCAATGCATTGGGGAACCGTTATCTTTTTAATTTCACCATCAATGATAAGCCTAAAAAGACATTTGAAGTATTTTCAGATAATGTAAATAACGGATTAGTAAACCAGAGACCTCTGTTTCTTCCTAATAATGATGAGGACGGCAACAGCCATAAAGTGGTAGTGGGAGATACAATCCATGTTGAAATGCAGTGCATTGATAACAATATATTTACTTATTACAGTGCGCTTCTTCAGATTACCGGAGATAATGGCGGCGGTGTTACTCCTTCTAATCCGCCAAGCAATATCAGCAATGGTGCTTTAGGATATTTTTCTGCACATACGCTCAGCAAAAAAAGTTTTGTAATCCAGTAA
- a CDS encoding TonB-dependent receptor: MQTSFFKIAAASAALCFSTLAVAQQKYSVSGTVKDQKNGELLIGVAVKVAEDPSINVIANEYGFYSLSLPEGNYTVIISYPGYKDFEKTVKVDQNIKLDLPLNQEVQERTGNIDEVIISGVKKDKNLSSAQMGTETLSIKNIEKLPVLFGEKDIMKTIQLLPGIKSNGEGSSGFSVRGGATDQNLILLDEAPVYNASHLLGFFSTFNSDALKDASIIKGNSPAQYGGRLSSVMDVKMKDGNNKDYNVNGGIGLISSRLSVEGPIQKEKSSFIVSGRRTYADLFLRGTDDFKDSKLYFYDLNLKANYQINENNRLYLSGYFGRDVLGIGKTFATDWGNTTGTLRWNSIINSKLFSNTSLIYSDYDYKISLESNDNTFGLNSKIQDWNLKQDFTWFAGNKHSVRFGLQSIYHTLTPSSASGTSVSSFPRNPRYSWENAVYINDDFKATEKLTVNYGLRVSGFSVLGGDTFNTYNDGVLTDSRYLEKGKFGKTYVNLEPRITANYRINEVSSVKGGYSRNTQNLHLLSNSSSGNPTDQWIGSSYTVKPEIADQISAGYSRNFSNNNYEINAEVYYKSMQNQIDFKNGAQISFDTAADVESELLFGKGRAYGLELIAKKKSGRLTGWISYTLSKTERKINGINDNEWYNARMDKTHDLSIVATYELNKKWSVSGLFLYSTGNAVTFPTGKYELNGQTIFQYSNRNADRMPAYHRMDLSATYEPESTKRFKGSWSFGIYNVYGRENAYTITFEDNPNNPGTTRAMQTSLFRWVPNITYNFKF, encoded by the coding sequence ATGCAAACATCTTTTTTTAAAATTGCCGCGGCCTCAGCGGCTCTCTGTTTCAGTACTTTAGCTGTAGCGCAGCAAAAATACTCTGTAAGCGGAACTGTAAAAGACCAAAAGAACGGCGAACTGCTGATCGGAGTGGCCGTAAAAGTAGCTGAAGATCCCTCGATCAATGTTATTGCTAATGAATACGGCTTCTATTCCTTATCACTGCCGGAAGGAAACTACACCGTGATCATTTCTTATCCAGGCTACAAAGATTTTGAAAAAACTGTAAAAGTTGACCAGAACATCAAACTGGATCTTCCCCTCAACCAGGAAGTGCAGGAAAGAACCGGAAACATTGATGAGGTAATTATTTCCGGAGTAAAAAAAGATAAAAACCTTTCATCTGCTCAGATGGGTACTGAGACTTTAAGTATCAAAAATATAGAAAAACTGCCTGTCTTATTCGGAGAAAAGGATATTATGAAGACCATCCAGCTGTTACCGGGTATTAAAAGCAACGGTGAAGGAAGCAGCGGATTCAGCGTAAGAGGAGGTGCCACAGATCAGAATCTGATATTACTGGATGAAGCCCCTGTTTATAATGCTTCTCACCTGCTGGGATTTTTCAGTACTTTTAACAGCGATGCTTTAAAAGATGCAAGCATTATCAAAGGAAACAGTCCGGCTCAGTACGGAGGACGTCTTTCTTCCGTAATGGATGTAAAAATGAAAGATGGAAATAATAAAGATTATAACGTCAATGGAGGAATCGGCTTAATCAGCAGCAGGCTGAGTGTAGAAGGTCCGATCCAAAAAGAAAAATCATCATTCATTGTTTCAGGAAGAAGAACATATGCCGATCTATTTCTTAGAGGAACTGATGATTTTAAAGACAGCAAACTATATTTTTATGATCTTAATTTAAAAGCAAATTATCAGATCAACGAGAACAACCGTCTTTATCTGTCAGGATATTTTGGAAGAGATGTTTTGGGAATAGGCAAAACTTTCGCTACAGACTGGGGAAATACTACAGGAACGCTTCGATGGAACAGCATTATCAACAGCAAGTTGTTTTCTAACACTTCATTAATTTACAGCGATTATGATTACAAAATCAGTCTGGAAAGCAATGACAATACCTTCGGTTTAAATTCAAAGATACAAGACTGGAACCTTAAACAGGATTTCACATGGTTTGCAGGAAATAAACATTCAGTACGTTTCGGGCTGCAGTCTATTTATCACACCCTTACACCGAGCAGTGCTTCAGGTACGAGTGTGAGCAGTTTTCCAAGGAATCCGAGATATTCATGGGAAAATGCAGTCTATATCAATGATGACTTTAAAGCTACAGAAAAGCTGACCGTTAATTATGGTTTAAGAGTTTCCGGATTCAGTGTTTTAGGCGGTGATACGTTTAATACTTATAACGACGGAGTTCTTACAGACAGCCGGTATTTAGAAAAAGGAAAATTCGGGAAAACATATGTCAACCTCGAACCCCGTATTACAGCAAATTACCGGATCAATGAAGTAAGCAGCGTAAAAGGAGGATATTCCCGAAATACACAGAATCTTCATTTGTTGAGCAACAGCAGCAGCGGAAATCCTACCGACCAGTGGATTGGGAGCAGCTATACAGTAAAACCGGAAATTGCAGACCAGATCAGCGCCGGATACAGCAGAAATTTCAGTAACAACAACTATGAAATCAATGCTGAAGTATATTACAAATCTATGCAGAACCAGATTGATTTTAAAAATGGGGCACAAATCTCATTTGATACCGCTGCAGATGTAGAAAGCGAACTATTATTTGGAAAAGGAAGAGCTTACGGTCTTGAACTGATCGCCAAAAAGAAAAGCGGAAGACTGACAGGCTGGATTTCTTATACCTTGTCTAAAACCGAGAGAAAAATAAACGGCATCAATGACAATGAATGGTATAATGCTAGAATGGATAAAACCCATGACCTTTCTATAGTAGCCACGTATGAACTGAATAAAAAATGGTCTGTTTCAGGGTTGTTTCTTTACAGTACAGGAAATGCTGTTACTTTCCCTACAGGGAAGTATGAACTCAACGGGCAGACTATATTCCAGTACAGCAACCGAAATGCTGACAGAATGCCGGCTTATCACAGAATGGATTTAAGTGCTACCTATGAACCGGAATCTACAAAACGTTTCAAAGGTTCTTGGTCATTCGGAATTTATAATGTATACGGCCGTGAAAATGCCTATACCATTACTTTTGAAGACAATCCGAATAATCCGGGAACTACCCGTGCCATGCAGACCTCGTTATTCCGCTGGGTACCAAACATCACTTATAATTTCAAATTTTAA
- a CDS encoding 4Fe-4S dicluster domain-containing protein has translation MAIKITDDCINCGACEPECPNSAIYEGAVDWRWKDKTKLSGKTVFPDGIEADADAFNEAVSDEVYYIVAGKCTECKGFHEEPQCKAVCPVDCCIDDPDHRETEETLFSRQRFLHHL, from the coding sequence ATGGCCATAAAAATAACAGATGACTGCATTAACTGCGGGGCCTGTGAACCTGAATGTCCTAATTCAGCGATCTATGAGGGTGCTGTAGACTGGCGGTGGAAAGATAAAACCAAACTTTCGGGGAAAACGGTTTTTCCAGACGGTATAGAAGCAGACGCCGACGCTTTTAATGAAGCTGTTTCAGATGAAGTGTATTATATCGTTGCCGGAAAATGTACTGAATGTAAAGGCTTTCATGAAGAGCCCCAATGCAAAGCCGTATGCCCGGTAGACTGCTGTATTGATGATCCTGATCACCGTGAGACAGAGGAAACACTATTCAGCCGTCAGAGATTTTTACATCATTTATAA
- a CDS encoding NAD(P)H-dependent oxidoreductase: MKAIIFNGALERRSQSTSGLLSKYFTEKLEILGINHEIFALADSGIPLYDITLTKTPLAVERMTQLFLDADIHFWLAPLYHGSIPGVMKNCLDWLEITADQHQPYLTDKTIGLACWADGLQAMQGINAMDAVAKSLRAWPLPYSVPMIRTSLFDHENKISPLYADKLDRLISIATTNRIEKIIHHHL; the protein is encoded by the coding sequence ATGAAAGCAATTATATTTAACGGAGCATTAGAAAGAAGATCTCAGTCAACTTCAGGCCTTCTCTCCAAATACTTTACAGAGAAACTGGAAATACTGGGTATCAATCATGAAATTTTTGCTCTTGCAGACTCTGGTATTCCTCTGTATGATATCACTCTTACTAAAACCCCTTTGGCCGTAGAACGCATGACCCAGCTTTTTCTGGATGCAGATATTCATTTCTGGCTGGCACCACTGTATCACGGAAGCATTCCGGGGGTAATGAAAAACTGCCTGGACTGGCTTGAAATTACTGCAGACCAGCACCAGCCGTATCTTACGGATAAAACGATAGGACTTGCGTGCTGGGCAGATGGTCTGCAGGCCATGCAGGGAATTAATGCCATGGATGCTGTTGCAAAATCATTACGCGCATGGCCGCTTCCCTACAGCGTTCCTATGATCAGAACTTCTTTGTTTGATCATGAAAATAAAATCTCTCCATTGTATGCCGATAAACTGGACAGGCTGATCAGTATCGCAACAACAAACAGAATAGAAAAAATAATCCATCATCATCTATAA
- a CDS encoding DUF2480 family protein translates to MEQKVFINKVEASGIITIDLLDYKPKMEVVVLDIKEHLFMGMIVKEKEFKESISEADFSIYNGKAVAVICSEDAIIPPWAYMMLIEKLHLHALYVDLNSPEAMLLDFWKKNLMNADLNQYKNQKVVVKARPDIDPALYLLASLLLKPLVKSLMYGEAGMPKVIFKN, encoded by the coding sequence ATGGAACAAAAAGTTTTCATTAATAAAGTAGAAGCCTCAGGAATAATAACAATTGATCTTTTAGACTACAAACCTAAAATGGAAGTCGTAGTTCTGGATATTAAAGAACATCTTTTCATGGGAATGATCGTTAAGGAAAAAGAGTTTAAAGAATCTATTTCTGAAGCGGATTTTTCCATCTACAATGGAAAAGCAGTGGCTGTTATCTGTTCTGAAGATGCTATTATCCCTCCATGGGCCTACATGATGTTAATTGAAAAACTGCATTTACACGCCCTTTACGTCGATTTAAACAGTCCTGAAGCTATGCTGCTGGATTTCTGGAAAAAGAATCTAATGAATGCAGATCTGAATCAATATAAAAACCAAAAAGTAGTGGTAAAGGCAAGACCTGATATTGATCCGGCCCTTTACCTTTTAGCCTCCCTGCTGCTGAAACCATTGGTTAAAAGCCTGATGTACGGTGAAGCAGGCATGCCTAAAGTCATCTTCAAAAATTAA
- a CDS encoding superoxide dismutase: protein MTTFKLPQLPYAYDALEPFLDKETMNIHHQRHHQAYVDNLNAALAQTGETVPDLESILQRVSEYSPAIRNNGGGHYNHSLFWEILAPQPKLNPEGKLNEAIITAFGSLENLKAEMKKAGLGQFGSGWVWLYIKFSGSLAVSSTPNQDNPMMDIQPVNRGFPILGIDLWEHAYYLAYQNKRADYLDAFWSVLDWSSVEKKYEEALFKIRSYN, encoded by the coding sequence ATGACTACTTTTAAACTACCACAGCTTCCTTATGCGTATGACGCACTAGAACCCTTTTTGGACAAAGAGACAATGAATATCCACCATCAGCGCCATCATCAAGCTTATGTTGATAATCTGAATGCGGCTCTTGCACAAACGGGTGAAACAGTTCCGGATCTGGAATCTATCCTGCAGAGGGTAAGCGAATACAGCCCTGCCATAAGAAATAACGGTGGCGGACATTACAACCATTCTTTATTTTGGGAAATCTTAGCCCCGCAGCCGAAATTAAATCCTGAAGGAAAATTAAACGAAGCCATTATTACGGCTTTTGGAAGTTTGGAAAATCTTAAAGCTGAAATGAAAAAAGCAGGTCTCGGCCAGTTCGGATCTGGATGGGTCTGGCTGTATATAAAATTCAGCGGTTCTCTAGCTGTCAGCTCAACTCCCAACCAGGACAATCCCATGATGGATATTCAGCCTGTTAATAGAGGTTTTCCTATTCTTGGAATAGACCTATGGGAGCATGCTTACTATTTAGCGTATCAAAACAAAAGAGCAGATTATCTGGATGCCTTCTGGTCAGTACTGGACTGGTCTTCTGTTGAAAAAAAATATGAAGAAGCCCTTTTTAAAATCAGATCATACAATTAA
- a CDS encoding metalloregulator ArsR/SmtB family transcription factor, whose product MKKPAAERILMFLKMRGEATSLLISEELSITKEGARKHLLNLAEEGLIVSVAKSEGVGRPSTYYTLTEKGLSQFPDTHADVTVQLLRSVKNVLGDNALDLLINDREKITYQRYEKALMKASSLEQRLDILAEIRSREGYMAEWKKEGKEYFLIENHCPICAAASECQGFCRAELSNFQTLIGSEYKVERIQHILSGGQRCMYKISG is encoded by the coding sequence ATGAAAAAGCCGGCAGCGGAGCGCATTTTGATGTTTTTAAAGATGAGAGGGGAAGCCACTTCACTTCTTATTTCTGAAGAATTATCTATCACAAAAGAAGGCGCAAGAAAACATTTATTAAACCTTGCAGAAGAAGGATTAATTGTATCTGTTGCTAAAAGTGAAGGGGTAGGGCGCCCTTCTACTTATTATACGCTTACAGAAAAAGGGCTGTCGCAGTTTCCTGATACTCATGCGGATGTTACCGTACAGCTTTTGAGATCTGTGAAAAATGTTTTAGGGGACAATGCATTGGATTTACTGATCAATGACCGTGAAAAGATCACTTATCAGCGGTATGAAAAAGCATTAATGAAAGCATCATCATTAGAACAGCGTCTTGATATTTTAGCAGAGATCCGAAGCCGGGAAGGATATATGGCGGAATGGAAAAAAGAAGGGAAAGAATATTTTCTTATAGAAAACCACTGTCCGATCTGTGCCGCAGCCAGCGAATGCCAAGGGTTCTGCCGTGCGGAATTATCTAATTTTCAGACTTTAATCGGTTCAGAATATAAAGTAGAAAGAATTCAGCACATTCTCTCAGGCGGACAGCGCTGTATGTATAAAATTAGCGGATAG
- a CDS encoding RNA polymerase sigma factor, giving the protein MKKTELELEFETKLKEYKLLIYKVCRMYKDNDDDIQDLYQEIIIQLWKSFPKFRGESKFSTWLYRIALNTALTSYSKQKRAIQTSDVELYNIQMPYEEDIGLKEEQHQQLHTAIQQLNDVEKSIVILYLENKSYDDMEEILGISNATLRVKMNRIKEKLRTLTNNK; this is encoded by the coding sequence TTGAAAAAGACAGAACTGGAATTGGAATTCGAAACAAAGCTCAAAGAATATAAACTTTTGATCTATAAAGTCTGCAGGATGTATAAAGATAACGATGATGATATCCAGGATTTATACCAGGAGATTATTATTCAGTTGTGGAAGTCCTTTCCAAAATTTAGAGGTGAATCAAAATTCAGCACCTGGCTTTATAGGATCGCTCTTAATACTGCTTTAACGAGCTATTCTAAGCAGAAGCGCGCTATACAGACCAGTGATGTTGAACTGTACAATATACAAATGCCCTACGAGGAGGATATAGGGTTAAAAGAGGAACAGCATCAGCAGTTGCACACTGCTATACAGCAGCTGAACGATGTGGAAAAATCGATTGTGATCCTCTACTTAGAAAATAAATCTTACGATGATATGGAAGAAATCTTAGGGATCAGCAATGCCACCTTAAGAGTGAAAATGAACAGAATTAAAGAAAAATTAAGAACCCTTACCAATAATAAATAA